One window of the Dehalococcoidales bacterium genome contains the following:
- a CDS encoding DUF5131 family protein has translation MPTGINKTKIEWCDYTWNPITGCLKRCPYCYAMRIAERFRGTPAFPDGFDPTIHRDRLKSPFYLKKKGQKIFVCSMGELFMDNHETWTSDVLDTITKCDNQTFITLTKQSSNLWQWSPFPKNCWVGVSATCENDVVNACRDLCHAQAPVKFLSIEPLLRWDKHGRMEWFRSAMALGRIKWIIVGSRTNPYRPPAREAVDEIVRGADECGVRVFLKNNLQTLYPGEKLRQEWPDE, from the coding sequence ATGCCAACCGGTATAAATAAGACAAAAATCGAGTGGTGCGACTACACCTGGAACCCGATCACGGGTTGCCTTAAGCGCTGCCCTTATTGCTACGCCATGCGCATAGCGGAGCGCTTCCGCGGCACACCCGCCTTTCCAGACGGCTTCGACCCAACGATCCACCGCGACAGGCTGAAATCGCCCTTTTATCTCAAAAAGAAAGGTCAAAAGATATTCGTGTGCTCCATGGGCGAGCTCTTTATGGATAATCATGAAACTTGGACCAGTGACGTATTAGATACTATTACCAAGTGTGACAATCAGACGTTTATTACCCTTACAAAGCAGTCGAGCAATCTCTGGCAATGGTCGCCCTTCCCTAAAAACTGCTGGGTCGGGGTCAGCGCTACATGCGAGAATGACGTAGTGAACGCCTGCAGGGACCTGTGCCACGCGCAGGCACCCGTTAAGTTCCTTTCCATTGAGCCTTTGCTCAGGTGGGATAAACATGGGCGAATGGAATGGTTTAGATCAGCCATGGCGCTGGGCCGGATCAAGTGGATAATCGTCGGGTCCCGGACCAACCCTTATCGCCCGCCGGCGCGGGAGGCCGTCGACGAGATAGTGCGCGGCGCTGATGAGTGCGGCGTGCGAGTCTTCTTAAAGAATAATCTGCAGACGCTCTACCCGGGCGAAAAGCTGAGGCAGGAGTGGCCTGATGAATAA